One window from the genome of Malus domestica chromosome 01, GDT2T_hap1 encodes:
- the LOC139195288 gene encoding uncharacterized protein: protein MPALLKISSEKTTVNRLKKDIKLLNLKLSELQALLEEKDGELCQLRSNCSSVAYASTERTRSSSSVVHEQNRLISKDTQETCPPDTFQIGEAEVDPDWVVAGNMRSRPEFSTSKSDPNLSSQSSPRVIVFSSSRMAPIMKMAGKAMYKTSLKLRLRLTSRRHFWATQVQ, encoded by the exons ATGCCAGCCCTTTTGAAAATCAGTTCAGAGAAGACTACTGTCAACCGTCTGAAAAAAGACATCAAGCTACTCAATCTCAAGCTGTCAGAACTTCAGGCTTTGTTGGAGGAAAAAGATGGTGAATTATGCCAGTTAAGAAG TAATTGTTCATCAGTAGCCTATGCAAGCACTGAACGAACCAGGAGTTCATCAAGTGTAGTGCATGAGCAAAATCGTCTTATATCTAAAGATACTCAGGAAACTTGCCCTCCTGATACTTTTCAAATAGGGGAAGCAGAGGTGGATCCAGATTGGGTTGTTGCTGGAAACATGAGAAGTAGACCAGAATTTAGCACATCTAAGTCGGATCCTAATTTAAGTTCTCAATCAAGTCCTCGCGTGATAGTATTCAGCAGTTCGAGGATGGCACCTATAATG AAAATGGCAGGGAAAGCCATGTACAAGACTTCCCTGAAGTTAAGGTTAAGGTTGACTTCCAG GAGACATTTTTGGGCCACACAAGTCCAATAA
- the LOC139192163 gene encoding uncharacterized protein: protein MLDLVLKILPADSKEPPTARILLYKLFYDQTDEGMTHFLINLLKSFDTHKQPRSDLADLIEMVYKVLRLMENLQEGGTLRVSKKSRKVRKKKTPIEKETENKLLEEHGTIQNEIGISNEEQSTEVSVTENRSLNTISNGKEDTIIPDQPDECKISLLETEKIEDSLAQIDRRDSDYAKGDLGYSTGDSSADEQVAATDEVDFKVSTLISAFASHSIIQKLCWLLKFYKSNSTSTNHYIVSMLRRISDDLGLSPMLYQLSLLTTFYDILAEQKSCPCKAYENIVDFLKSLVRKILKKNEISTPTFCGSSLLENSQRMPLH from the exons ATGCTAGATTTGGTGCTTAAGATATTGCCAGCAGATTCCAAGGAGCCTCCGACAGCTCGCATACTTCTCTACAAATTATTTTATGATCAGACTGATGAGGGGATGACTCACTTCCTCATAAATTTACTCAAATCATTTGACACTCACAAACAACCCAgaag TGATCTTGCAGATTTGATAGAGATGGTTTATAAAGTTTTACGGCTCATGGAAAACCTTCAAGAAGGCGGAACTTTGAGG GTTTCCAAAAAATCTAGGAaagtgaggaagaagaaaacaccTATTGAGAAGGAAACAGAAAATAAACTCTTAGAAGAGCATGGTACCATTCAAAACGAGATTGGCATCTCCAATGAAGAGCAATCAACAGAAGTGAGTGTGACGGAGAACAGAAGCCTAAACACAATTTCCAATGGGAAAGAAGACACCATTATCCCTGATCAGCCTGATGAATGCAAAATATCTTTGTTGGAGACAGAAAAAATTGAAGACAGTCTGGCACAGATCGATCGCAGAGATTCTGATTATGCTAAAGGTGATCTTGGTTATAGCACAGGCGATTCTTCTGCTGATGAGCAGGTAGCTGCAACTGATGAAGTTGATTTTAAGGTGTCAACTTTGATTTCTGCTTTTGCAAGCCACAGCATCATCCAGAAGTTGTGTTGGTTGCTTAAGTTTTATAAGAGTAACTCGACGAGTACCAATCACTACATAGTCAGCATGCTGCGAAGGATAAGTGATGACCTGGGGCTCTCTCCGATGTTGTATCAG TTGTCACTCCTCACTACATTCTATGACATTCTAGCTGAGCAGAAGTCATGTCCATGCAAGGCGTATGAAAATATTGTCgattttttgaaaagtttggtcagaaaaatacttaaaaaaaatgaaatatcaACCCCTACTTTTTGTGGAAGTTCTCTTCTGGAAAACTCGCAAAGAATGCCATTACATTAA
- the LOC103426526 gene encoding receptor-like protein EIX1 — translation MLLTIIYSVLFALTSAKCCLGAGISSNIRCLQAEKTALLQFKQGLIDQSNVLASWETGKDCCEWRGIACNNETGHVVTLDLYHSSFDIYGVKTPLSGVIAPSLLELPYLTYLDLSFNHFQGQIPKFIGSLSRLEQLKLAGANLSGPIPPQLGNLSSLYTLDLARNHVTFENLEWLSHLSSLRYLNMSRLNFSKVVNWPESISKLPSLVELQLSWCNLPNVELSSFSFVNSSNSLEVLELSYNILDLSIFYWMANVSTNLVHIGLVGDHIPGPFPDVFANMVSLVSLDLSYNKLEGGIPKSFRNLCSLEFLNLEGSTLSDRLEDSVENLSCAQDTLESLSLSGNPFSGSYPDNLTRFSSLKELYIDGTNVRGSLPKSFQPLSQLRSLSLVQNQFTGSLPDFTGLSLLRQLYISQNQLSGSLPESIGQLSSLEDLDLSWNSLNGVITEVHFSNLSRLNSLDFSHNPLSFNFSSDWNPPFQIKILGLSSCKVGPAFPKWIQTQKKLTSLYMADAEISDSIPDKFWDLSSSFLELNLSMNQIPGKLPNLSTKNCTFRYFDLSSNLLDGPLPPFPSSVTILRLSQNMFSGPLSYFCETEAPDLYDLDLSDNQLSGELPSCWMQFRRLFFLNMAKNNLSGKIPSSLGYLKYVVLLRLQDNKLSGELPSLENCTELRVVDLGANKLSGKIPTWIGPSLTKLLVLRLKSNEFYGSIPLSLCSLPALHVLDFSKNNLSGALPHCLPNITAYSSMSPEVKDNSEVGFVQLVWKGILIEFGENLKLLRSIDISSNNLSGDIPESVTSLLRLISLNLSSNNFTGVLPNNFGQLEMLESLDLSRNQISGSIPPSFSSLHFLGVLDLSYNNLSGRIPLSTQLQSFNASQFTGNLGLCGQPLTPECPRDVTTEDPSVPNGSGTWRLDLS, via the exons ATGTTGCTCACAATCATATATTCTGTCTTGTTCGCTCTTACATCTGCCAAATGCTGTCTGGGTGCTGGAATCAGTTCCAACATCAGGTGCTTACAAGCAGAAAAAACCGCTCTGCTTCAGTTCAAACAGGGCCTCATCGACCAGTCCAACGTTCTTGCCTCTTGGGAAACCGGCAAAGATTGTTGCGAGTGGAGAGGAATCGCTTGCAATAACGAAACAGGTCATGTCGTCACCCTAGATCTCTATCACAGTTCTTTTGATATATATGGTGTTAAAACTCCTCTAAGTGGTGTGATTGCTCCTTCTCTACTTGAGTTGCCATATCTAACTTACTTGGACCTCAGTTTCAATCATTTCCAAGGACAAATTCCCAAGTTCATCGGTTCCTTGAGTCGATTGGAACAACTCAAACTAGCAGGTGCTAATCTTAGCGGACCAATTCCTCCCCAACTTGGAAATCTCTCTAGTTTGTATACTCTTGATCTTGCACGGAACCATGTCACATTTGAAAATCTTGAGTGGTTATCTCATCTTTCTTCCTTGAGGTACTTGAATATGTCGCGTCTTAATTTTTCCAAGGTTGTAAATTGGCCAGAATCTATAAGCAAACTCCCTTCACTTGTTGAGCTTCAGTTATCTTGGTGTAATCTTCCCAATGTCGAACTGAGTTcgttttcttttgtcaattcttCAAACTCTCTTGAAGTCCTTGAACTCTCATATAATATTCTTGATCTTTCGATATTTTATTGGATGGCCAATGTCAGCACCAACCTTGTTCACATTGGTTTAGTTGGTGATCATATTCCAGGTCCCTTCCCAGATGTTTTCGCAAATATGGTTTCTCTCGTCTCTCTTGATCTCTCATATAACAAACTTGAAGGTGGGATACCAAAATCCTTTCGAAACCTTTGCAGCTTAGAGTTCTTGAATTTAGAGGGAAGTACACTTTCCGACAGACTTGAAGACTCTGTCGAAAACTTGTCTTGTGCTCAAGACACCCTCGAGTCCTTGTCTTTAAGTGGGAACCCGTTTTCGGGTTCATATCCTGACAACCTTACAAGATTTTCATCCTTGAAAGAGTTGTACATTGATGGCACCAACGTAAGGGGATCTCTTCCAAAAAGTTTTCAGCCACTCTCCCAGCTAAGATCCTTGAGCCTAGTTCAAAACCAGTTCACCGGATCACTGCCTGATTTTACAGGTCTTTCGTTGTTAAGGCAGTTATATATCTCCCAAAATCAACTCAGCGGATCTCTTCCTGAGAGTATCGGCCAACTTTCCAGCCTCGAAGATTTAGATCTTTCTTGGAATTCTTTAAATGGTGTCATAACTGAAGTGCACTTTTCCAATCTCTCCCGTTTAAACTCTTTGGATTTTTCTCATAATCCTTTGTCTTTTAACTTTAGCTCGGATTGGAATCCGCCTTTCCAAATCAAAATTCTAGGATTGTCCTCTTGCAAGGTTGGCCCTGCTTTTCCGAAATGGATTCAAACTCAGAAAAAACTTACTTCACTTTACATGGCTGATGCTGAGATTTCGGATTCTATACCTGATAAGTTTTGGGATCTGTCTTCCAGCTTCCTCGAGTTAAACCTATCAATGAACCAAATCCCTGGAAAGTTGCCAAATCTGTCAACAAAAAACTGCACCTTCCGTTATTTTGACTTGTCATCTAATCTCTTGGACGGCCCACTTCCGCCATTTCCATCAAGTGTAACCATCCTGCGTCTCTCCCAAAACATGTTTTCAGGACCCTTATCTTACTTTTGTGAAACAGAAGCTCCAGACTTGTATGATCTAGACCTTTCCGACAATCAGTTATCCGGCGAACTTCCTAGTTGTTGGATGCAGTTTCGACGTTTGTTCTTCTTGAACATGGCTAAGAACAATCTGTCCGGGAAAATTCCAAGCTCATTAGGCTACTTAAAATATGTTGTATTGTTACGCTTACAGGATAACAAACTTTCCGGAGAATTGCCTTCTTTGGAGAACTGTACAGAATTAAGAGTTGTTGACCTCGGTGCCAATAAGCTATCTGGAAAGATACCGACATGGATAGGCCCGAGCCTAACAAAGTTGCTGGTTCTTCGCTTAAAGTCGAATGAGTTTTATGGAAGCATACCTTTAAGTCTATGCAGTCTTCCTGCGCTTCATGTTTTGGACTTCTCCAAGAACAATCTATCCGGAGCCTTGCCCCATTGCCTCCCTAACATAACAGCCTATTCTTCGATGTCCCCCGAGGTGAAGGACAACTCTGAAGTTGGGTTTGTGCAACTGGTTTGGAAAGGAATATTGATTGAGTTTGGCGAAAATCTTAAGCTTTTGAGAAGCATTGACATTTCGAGCAACAACTTGAGTGGAGATATTCCAGAAAGTGTAACAAGCTTGTTGAGGTTGATTTCTCTGAACCTGTCAAGCAACAATTTTACTGGGGTGCTTCCTAACAACTTTGGTCAGCTGGAGATGTTAGAATCGCTTGATTTGTCCCGAAACCAGATATCTGGTAGCATCCCTCCGAGTTTTTCGAGCTTACATTTTCTTGGTGTCTTGGACTTGTCATACAACAACTTATCAGGAAGAATTCCGCTAAGTACTCAACTTCAAAGTTTTAATGCTTCTCAATTTACGGGAAATCTTGGACTTTGCGGGCAACCGCTCACACCAGAATGCCCGAGAGATGTAACAACTGAAGATCCTTCAGTCCCTAATGGCAGTGGAA CTTGGCGCTTGGATTTATCATAG
- the LOC139192145 gene encoding uncharacterized protein: protein MFDNILFKLCGGKEDSRKELPEQTAGREALEDDSDDEILSSVLKKTRRSLSKSIDQNSEAISIQGTESGTVLENEVDEGAAAKRASLNGTEQAEVTGTSSGNPLDVGPVKTLEDLLHQEMDTDLADSEDKVGTLPVSGVSRRRSRMVLDDEDDD from the exons ATGTTTGACAACATTTTGTTTAAACTTTGTGGGGGCAAAGAGGATAGTAGGAAGGAGTTGCCAGAACAGACTGCGGGACGAGAAGCGTTGGAAGATGATTCTGATGATGAAATCCTAAGCTCTGTTCTCAA GAAAACTAGGCGATCCCTTTCCAAGTCCATAGATCAAAACTCCGAAGCCATCTCGATTCAGGGAACAGAAAGCGGCACTGTTTTGGAAAATGAAGTTGACGAAGGTGCTGCTGCGAAACGTGCTAGTCTGAATGGCACAGAACAAGCTGAAGTCACAGGCACCAGCAGTGGTAATCCATTAGATGTTGGACCTGTGAAAACTTTGGAGGATTTGCTACATCAGGAAATGGACACTGATCTGGCAGATTCGGAGGATAAAGTAGGTACATTGCCAGTGAGTGGTGTAAGCAGAAGGAGGTCAAGGATGGTActtgatgatgaagatgatgactgA
- the LOC103428251 gene encoding receptor-like protein EIX2 produces the protein MLLTIIYSVLFALTSAKCCLGAGISSNIRCLQAEKTALLQFKQGLIDESNVLASWETGKDCCDWRGIACNNETGHVVTLDLYYNYSDISNVGTPLSGVITPLLELPYLTYLDLSFNNFQGEIPKFIGSLSRLEQLKLAGAKLSGPIPPQLGNLSSLYTLDLARNYVTFENLEWLSHLSSLRYLNMSRLNFSEVVNWPESISKLPSLVELQLSSCNLPNVELSSLSFVNSSNSLQVLELSDNILDLSIFYWMANVSTNLVHIGLVGDQLQGPFPDVFANMVSLVSLDLLYNKLEGGIPKSFRNLCSLESLNLEGNTLSDRLEDSVENLSCAQDTLEFLCLSGNPFSGSCPDNLTRFSSLKVLYIDGTNVSGSLPKSFQPLSQLRSLSLLRNQFTGSLPDFTGLSLLRQLYVSQNQLNGSLPESIGQLSNLEDLDLSWNSLNGVITEVHFSNLSRLNFLEFSHNPLSFNFSLDWNPPFQIKTLGLSSCKVGPAFPKWIQTQKKLTSLYMADAEISDSIPDKFWDLSTSFVELNLSMNQIHGKLPILSTKNRTFFSFDLSSNLLDGPLPPFPSSVAILRLSQNMFSGPLSSFCKTEAPNLFNLDLSDNQLSGELPTCWMQFRSLFVLNMAKNILSGKIPSSLGYLKDVVLLRLQDNKLSGELPSLENCTELRVLDLGDNKLSGKIPTWIGPSLTKLLVLRLKSNEFYGNIPLSLCSLPALHVLDFSKNNLSGALPHCLPNITALSSMSPEVEDDSVFGFVQLVWKGILIEFGENLKLLRSIDISSNKLSGDIPESVTSLLKLISLNLSSNNFTGVLPNNFGQLEMLESLDLSRNQISGSIPPSFSSLHYLSVLDLSYNNLSGRIPLSTQLQSFNASQFTGNLGLCGQPLTPECPGAVTTEDPAVPNGSGSEKTKQDDDGLISFGFYVSLALGFIIGFWSVCGTLVLKTSWRYAYFRFFDDIKARIM, from the coding sequence ATGTTGCTCACAATCATATATTCTGTCTTGTTCGCTCTTACATCTGCCAAATGCTGTCTGGGTGCTGGAATCAGTTCCAACATCAGGTGCTTACAAGCAGAAAAAACCGCTCTGCTTCAGTTCAAACAGGGCCTCATCGACGAGTCCAACGTTCTTGCCTCTTGGGAAACCGGCAAAGATTGTTGCGACTGGAGAGGAATCGCTTGCAACAACGAAACAGGTCATGTCGTCACACTAGATCTCTATTACAATTATTCTGATATTTCTAATGTTGGAACTCCTCTAAGTGGTGTGATTACTCCTCTACTTGAATTGCCATATCTAACTTACTTGGACCTCAGTTTCAATAATTTCCAAGGAGAAATTCCCAAGTTCATCGGTTCCTTGAGTCGATTGGAACAACTCAAACTAGCAGGTGCTAAACTTAGCGGACCAATTCCTCCCCAACTCGGAAATCTCTCTAGTTTGTATACTCTTGATCTTGCACGGAACTATGTCACATTCGAAAATCTCGAGTGGTTatctcatctttcttctttgaGGTACTTGAATATGTCGCGTCTTAATTTTTCCGAGGTTGTAAATTGGCCAGAATCTATAAGCAAACTCCCTTCACTTGTTGAGCTTCAGTTATCTTCGTGTAATCTTCCCAATGTTGAACTGAGTTCGctttcttttgtcaattcttCAAACtctcttcaagtccttgaactGTCAGATAATATTCTTGATCTTTCAATATTTTATTGGATGGCCAATGTCAGCACCAACCTTGTTCACATTGGTTTAGTTGGTGATCAGTTGCAAGGTCCCTTCCCAGATGTTTTTGCTAACATGGTTTCTCTCGTGTCTCTTGATCTCTTGTATAACAAACTTGAAGGAGGGATACCAAAATCATTTCGAAACCTATGCAGCTTAGAGTCGTTGAATTTAGAGGGAAACACACTTTCCGACAGACTTGAAGACTCTGTCGAAAACTTGTCTTGTGCTCAAGACACCCTCGAGTTCTTGTGTTTAAGTGGGAACCCGTTTTCGGGTTCTTGTCCTGACAACCTTACAAGATTTTCATCCTTGAAAGTATTGTACATTGATGGCACCAACGTAAGTGGATCTCTTCCAAAAAGTTTTCAGCCACTCTCTCAGCTAAGATCCTTGAGCCTATTAAGAAACCAGTTCACCGGATCACTGCCTGATTTTACAGGTCTTTCGTTGTTAAGGCAGTTATATGTCTCCCAAAATCAACTCAACGGATCTCTACCTGAGAGCATCGGCCAACTTTCCAACCTCGAAGATTTGGATCTTTCTTGGAATTCTTTAAATGGTGTCATAACTGAAGTGcacttctccaatctctcccgTTTAAACTTTTTGGAATTTTCCCATAATCCTTTGTCTTTCAACTTTAGCTTGGATTGGAATCCGCCTTTCCAAATCAAAACTCTAGGATTGTCCTCTTGCAAGGTTGGCCCTGCTTTTCCGAAATGGATTCAAACTCAGAAAAAACTTACTTCACTTTACATGGCTGATGCTGAGATTTCGGATTCTATACCTGATAAGTTTTGGGATCTGTCTACCAGCTTCGTCGAGTTAAACCTATCAATGAACCAAATCCATGGAAAGTTGCCAATTCTGTCAACAAAAAACCgcaccttcttttcttttgactTGTCATCTAATCTCTTGGACGGCCCACTTCCGCCGTTTCCTTCAAGTGTAGCCATCCTGCGTCTCTCCCAAAACATGTTTTCGGGACCCTTATCTTCCTTTTGCAAAACAGAAGCTCCAAACTTGTTTAATCTAGACCTTTCCGACAATCAGCTATCCGGCGAACTTCCTACTTGTTGGATGCAGTTTCGAAGTTTGTTCGTCTTGAACATGGCTAAGAATATTCTCTCCGGGAAAATTCCAAGCTCATTAGGCTACTTAAAAGATGTTGTATTGTTACGCTTACAGGATAACAAACTTTCGGGAGAATTGCCTTCTTTGGAGAACTGTACAGAATTAAGAGTTCTTGACCTCGGTGACAATAAGCTATCTGGAAAGATACCGACATGGATAGGCCCGAGCCTAACAAAGTTGCTGGTTCTTCGATTAAAGTCGAATGAGTTTTATGGAAACATACCTTTAAGTCTATGCAGTCTTCCTGCGCTTCATGTTTTGGACTTCTCCAAGAACAATCTATCCGGAGCCTTGCCCCATTGCCTCCCTAACATAACAGCTTTGTCTTCGATGTCCCCCGAGGTGGAGGACGACTCTGTATTTGGGTTTGTGCAACTGGTTTGGAAAGGAATATTGATTGAGTTTGGCGAAAATCTTAAGCTTTTGAGAAGCATTGACATTTCGAGCAACAAATTAAGCGGAGACATTCCAGAAAGTGTAACAAGCTTGTTGAAGTTGATTTCTCTGAACCTGTCAAGCAACAATTTTACTGGGGTGCTTCCTAACAACTTTGGTCAGCTGGAGATGTTAGAATCGCTTGATTTGTCACGAAACCAGATATCTGGTAGCATTCCTCCGAGTTTTTCGAGCTTACATTATCTTAGTGTCTTGGACTTGTCATACAACAACTTATCAGGAAGAATTCCCCTAAGTACTCAACTTCAAAGTTTTAATGCTTCTCAATTCACGGGAAATCTTGGACTTTGCGGGCAACCGCTCACACCAGAATGCCCGGGAGCTGTAACAACGGAAGATCCTGCAGTCCCTAATGGCAGTGGAAGTGAGAAGACCAAACAAGATGATGATGGTCTCATAAGCTTTGGATTTTATGTTAGCTTGGCGCTTGGATTTATCATAGGATTCTGGAGTGTTTGTGGTACTTTAGTTCTTAAGACGTCTTGGAGGTATGCCTATTTCCGGTTCTTTGATGATATAAAAGCTCGGATTATGTGA